Proteins encoded together in one Salmo trutta chromosome 3, fSalTru1.1, whole genome shotgun sequence window:
- the LOC115176828 gene encoding complement C3-like produces the protein MWVGNLLCLAALAVALTLPTLSDGAALLVLSAPNLLRVGSNENIFVESQDHAGGPLNVKIMVKNHPTQSKELASKSVVLDQANNFQAMTQLVIPEGDHFVDDPKQKQYVVLQAQFPDRLLEKVVLVSFQSGYIFIQTDKTIYTPASTVYYRVFSMSPGLEPLTREIFEDKEVAKNKEIAVSVEIMTPENITIFREIVNPDKGVKSGQFSLPEIVSFGTWHVVTRFQSTPQMTFSSDFEVKEYVLPSFEVSLTAAKAFFYVDDEDLTVDITARYLYGKEVTGTGYVVFGVITTENEKKSFPASLQRVEIKEGKGVACLKKEHITQTFDNINDLVKQSIFISVSVLTEGGGEMVEAEKRGIQIVTSPYTILFKRTPKYFKPGMPFDVSVYITNPDNSPASGVEIEVTPDNAKGVTRANGFAKISLNTVASAKELAITVKTKDPAILPNRQAEATMKALPYRTSTGNFLHVGVDSNELKIGDPIKINLNLGPTPIQNHDLTYMFLSRGQLVKVGRFKRQGNALVTLSVPVSKEMLPSFRIVAYYHVGADDLVADSVWVDIKVSCMGSLKVTSTRPKASYEPRKAFSLTVTGDPGAKVGLVAVDKGVYILNSKHRLTQAKIWDTIEKHDTGCTAGGGADNMGVFYDAGLVFETNTAKGTGIRTDPSCPVSSRRRRAVTISDVITSMASKYNGLAKECCVDGMRDNTMGYTCDRRAQYITDGEVCVQAFLVCCTEMASKKIESKQDALLLSRSEEDDDDEYMRSEDIVSRSQFPESWMWEDTTLPECPAQDKHCDSTSVIRNNFLKDSITTWQITAISLSKSHGICVADPFEMIVLKDFFIDLKLPYSAVRNEQLEVKAILHNYSEDPITVRVELMENGEVCSSASKKGKYRQEVNMDAMSTRVVPYVIIPMKLGMHSIEVKASVKNSGSNDGVKRDLRVVAEGVLVKKETNVLLNPAKHGGEQTSHIPSGVPRNQVPNSDADTLISVTGGEQTSVLVEQAISGDSLGSLIVQPVGCGEQNMIYMTLPVIATHYLDNTKKWEDIGLDKRNTAIKYINIGYQRELAYRKEDGSYAAWVQRQSSTWLTAYVVKVFAMSSTLISVQENVLCSAVKWLILNTQQPDGIFNEFAPVIHAEMTGNVRGSDNDASMTAFVLIAMQEASSLCVQSVNSLPGSMVKAVAYLEKRLPHLTNPYAVAMTSYALANAKKLNKETLLKFASPQLDHWPVPGGHQYTLEATSYALLALVKVKAFEEAGPVVRWLNKQKKVGGGYGSTQSTIMVFQAVAEYWSNVKDLKDFDLDINLEVAGRASVTKWSINNKNQFHTRTDKVKSIDKDLTVKASGNGEATLSVVTLYYALPEEKDSDCESFDLSVTLTKMDKTSHEDAKESFMLTIEVLYRNSERDATMSILDIGLLTGFIVDTDDLKRLSKGRERYIEKFEMDKVLSERGSLILYLDKVSHKLEDRISFKIHRVQEVGVLQPAAISVYEYYNQKHCVKFYHPQREGGTLSRLCLGDVCTCAEESCSMQKKGEPDVQRIDKACGAGLDYVYKATVVDSKLTTHTDTYTMKIDLVVKPGTDEGAEGKNRDFMGLSYCREALGLKQGKTYMIMGKSEDLHRVEDKGLLQYKYVLGEQTWIEYWPSQQECTSRNYREVCLGIDEFINQITTFGCPV, from the coding sequence ATGTGGGTCGGCAACTTGCTGTGTCTGGCCGCTCTGGCTGTAGCCctcaccttacctacattatctGACGGAGCTGCACTGCTAGTGTTGTcagctcctaacctgctgcgtgtGGGCAGTAATGAGAACATCTTTGTGGAGTCTCAGGACCATGCAGGAGGTCCCCTGAATGTTAAGATCATGGTGAAGAACCACCCTACGCAGAGCAAAGAGCTAGCCTCTAAATCAGTGGTTCTGGATCAAGCAAACAACTTCCAGGCTATGACACAACTGGTCATCCCAGAGGGGGACCACTTTGTGGACGACCCCAAGCAAAAGCAGTATGTGGTCCTGCAGGCCCAGTTCCCTGACCGCCTCCTGGAGAAGGTTGTCCTGGTCTCCTTCCAGTCTGGATACATCTTCATCCAGACTGACAAGACCATTTACACTCCGGCCAGCACCGTCTACTACAGAGTGTTCTCTATGAGTCCTGGCCTGGAGCCTCTGACCAGGGAGATATTTGAGGACAAGGAGGTCGCCAAGAACAAAGAGATCGCAGTCTCTGTGGAGATCATGACTCCTGAGAACATCACCATCTTCAGGGAGATCGTCAACCCAGACAAGGGAGTCAAATCTGGACAGTTCAGTCTCCCTGAAATAGTCAGTTTCGGGACATGGCATGTAGTCACAAGGTTCCAGAGCACTCCTCAGATGACCTTCTCATCTGACTTTGAGGTCAAGGAGTATGTTCTGCCCAGCTTTGAGGTTAGTCTGACTGCAGCTAAAGCCTTCTTCTACGTAGACGACGAAGACCTGACTGTTGACATCACCGCCAGGTATCTATACGGTAAGGAAGTGACAGGGACAGGCTATGTGGTGTTTGGTGTCATCACAACAGAGAACGAGAAAAAGAGCTTCCCTGCCTCTCTGCAGAGAGTAGAGATCAAAGAAGGTAAAGGAGTGGCTTGTCTGAAAAAGGAACACATCACACAGACTTTCGACAACATCAATGATCTGGTCAAACAGTCCATCTTCATATCAGTCAGCGTGTTAACAGAGGGTGGGGGTGAAATggtagaggcagagaagagagggatccAGATTGTCACTTCGCCATACACCATCCTCTTCAAGAGAACGCCCAAATACTTCAAACCTGGCATGCCCTTCGACGTCTCGGTTTACATTACGAATCCCGACAACTCTCCAGCAAGTGGAGTGGAGATTGAGGTGACTCCAGATAATGCTAAAGGGGTGACCAGGGCCAACGGTTTTGCCAAAATTTCACTTAACACCGTGGCATCAGCCAAAGAGCTGGCAATCACTGTGAAGACCAAGGACCCGGCGATCCTACCCAACAGACAGGCGGAGGCCACCATGAAGGCTCTCCCCTACAGAACTTCCACCGGGAACTTTCTCCATGTCGGGGTTGACTCTAATGAGCTGAAGATTGGAGACCCCATTAAGATCAACCTGAACCTGGGACCCACCCCCATACAAAACCATGACCTTACATACATGTTCCTGAGTAGAGGTCAGCTGGTGAAAGTGGGAAGATTCAAAAGACAGGGGAACGCGCTGGTGACACTCTCAGTGCCTGTCTCCAAGGAGATGCTTCCGTCGTTCCGCATCGTAGCGTACTACCATGTGGGAGCAGACGACCTGGTGGCAGACTCTGTCTGGGTTGACATCAAGGTCTCCTGCATGGGCTCACTGAAAGTGACATCAACCAGGCCCAAGGCATCCTATGAACCTCGTAAGGCTTTCAGTCTGACCGTCACTGGAGACCCGGGAGCTAAAGTAGGACTGGTGGCTGTAGACAAGGGAGTCTACATTCTCAACAGCAAACATCGTCTCACACAGGCCAAGATCTGGGACACCATAGAGAAGCATGATACAGGCTGTACAGCTGGAGGGGGAGCAGACAATATGGGGGTGTTCTACGATGCTGGTCTGGTATTTGAGACCAACACTGCTAAAGGGACTGGGATCAGAACAGACCCCAGCTGTCCTGTTAGTTCTAGGCGGAGACGAGCAGTGACCATCAGTGACGTCATCACTAGTATGGCCAGTAAGTACAATGGTCTGGCCAAGGAGTGTTGTGTGGACGGGATGAGGGACAACACCATGGGATATACCTGTGACAGacgggcccagtacatcacagatGGGGAGGTCTGTGTCCAAGCCTTCCTTGTGTGCTGCACTGAGATGGCCTCCAAGAAGATAGAATCTAAACAGGATGCACTGCTGCTTTCACGCAGTGAAGAGGATGACGATGATGAGTACATGCGGTCTGAAGACATTGTGTCTCGTAGTCAGTTCCCTGAGAGCTGGATGTGGGAGGACACCACTCTTCCTGAATGCCCTGCCCAAGACAAGCACTGCGATTCCACATCGGTAATAAGGAACAACTTCCTAAAGGATTCCATCACCACCTGGCAAATAACAGCCATCAGCCTGTCTAAAAGTCATGGCATCTGTGTGGCAGATCCGTTTGAGATGATAGTTCTAAAGGACTTCTTCATCGACCTCAAGCTGCCCTACTCAGCCGTCCGCAATGAACAGCTGGAGGTCAAAGCAATCCTCCACAACTACAGCGAAGACCCCATCACTGTGCGTGTGGAGCTGATGGAGAATGGCGAGGTGTGCAGCTCGGCAAGCAAGAAGGGTAAGTACAGGCAGGAAGTGAACATGGATGCCATGTCTACCCGGGTTGTCCCCTATGTCATCATCCCTATGAAGCTGGGAATGCACTCCATTGAGGTCAAGGCATCTGTGAAAAACTCTGGCAGCAATGACGGAGTGAAGAGAGATCTGCGCGTTGTGGCTGAGGGAGTGCTGGTTAAGAAGGAAACCAATGTACTCCTGAACCCGGCTAAACATGGTGGTGAGCAGACGTCACACATACCCAGTGGAGTGCCCCGAAACCAGGTGCCAAACTCTGATGCTGACACACTGATCAGTGTGACAGGTGGAGAGCAGACCAGTGTGCTGGTGGAGCAGGCCATCAGTGGAGACTCTCTGGGCAGTCTGATAGTTCAGCCAGTTGGGTGTGGGGAACAGAACATGATCTACATGACCCTGCCTGTCATTGCTACACACTACCTGGACAACACCAAAAAGTGGGAGGATATTGGCCTGGACAAACGGAACACAGCCATCAAGTACATCAACATTGGTTACCAACGTGAGCTGGCCTACCGTAAAGAAGATGGCTCCTACGCTGCCTGGGTCCAAAGACAGAGCAGCACCTGGCTGACAGCATACGTGGTGAAGGTGTTTGCCATGTCCAGTACATTAATCAGTGTTCAGGAAAACGTGCTCTGTAGTGCTGTCAAGTGGCTGATCCTGAACACACAACAGCCAGATGGCATCTTCAATGAGTTTGCTCCTGTCATTCACGCAGAGATGACGGGTAACGTGAGGGGATCGGACAATGACGCCTCCATGACAGCTTTTGTTCTCATCGCCATGCAGGAAGCaagctcactgtgtgtgcagTCTGTCAACAGCCTACCAGGCAGTATGGTTAAGGCAGTAGCGTACCTCGAGAAGCGTCTGCCCCACCTGACTAACCCCTATGCTGTAGCTATGACCTCCTATGCTCTGGCCAATGCAAAGAAACTCAACAAGGAGACGCTACTGAAGTTCGCCTCTCCACAGCTGGACCACTGGCCAGTCCCTGGTGGTCACCAGTACACGCTGGAGGCCACGTCGTACGCCCTGCTTGCCCTGGTCAAGGTGAAGGCCTTCGAAGAGGCCGGTCCCGTAGTCAGGTGGCTCAACAAGCAGAAGAAGGTGGGAGGGGGATACGGATCCACACAGTCCACCATCATGGTGTTCCAGGCTGTGGCTGAGTATTGGAGCAACGTGAAGGACCTGAAAGACTTTGACTTGGACATCAACCTAGAGGTGGCCGGCAGGGCATCAGTCACCAAGTGGTCCATCAACAACAAGAACCAGTTCCACACTCGTACAGACAAGGTCAAGTCCATAGACAAGGACTTGACTGTAAAAGCCTCAGGAAATGGTGAGGCGACCTTGTCAGTGGTGACCCTGTACTATGCCCTGCCAGAGGAAAAGGACAGTGACTGTGAAAGCTTTGACCTCTCTGTCACCCTCACTAAGATGGACAAAACAAGCCACGAGGACGCCAAGGAGTCATTTATGCTCACTATTGAGGTGTTGTATCGTAACTCAGAGAGAGATGCGACCATGTCTATTCTGGACATCGGCTTGCTGACCGGCTTCATTGTAGACACAGACGATCTGAAAAGGTTGTCCAAGGGGAGGGAGCGCTACATAGAGAAGTTTGAGATGGACAAAGTTCTGTCTGAAAGAGGATCTCTCATCCTATATCTGGACAAGGTGTCTCATAAGTTAGAAGACAGAATATCCTTTAAGATCCACAGAGTACAGGAAGTGGGAGTTCTACAGCCAGCTGCCATCTCTGTATATGAATACTACAACCAGAAGCACTGTGTGAAGTTCTACCACCCACAGAGGGAGGGTGGTACTCTGAGCAGACTGTGTCTTGGAGACGTGTGCACGTGTGCGGAAGAGAGCTGCAGTATGCAGAAGAAAGGTGAGCCAGATGTCCAACGCATAGACAAAGCCTGCGGCGCGGGACTGGATTACGTTTACAAAGCTACGGTGGTGGACTCGAAGCTGACGACACACACAGATACTTACACCATGAAGATCGATTTGGTCGTCAAGCCAGGTACTGACGAGGGAGCGGAGGGGAAGAATCGTGACTTCATGGGACTATCTTACTGTAGAGAAGCTCTGGGTCTAAAGCAGGGGAAAACATACATGATTATGGGGAAGTCTGAAGACCTGCACAGAGTGGAGGATAAAGGACTGTTGCAGTACAAGTATGTCCTAGGTGAACAGACATGGATAGAGTACTGGCCCTCACAACAAGAGTGCACGTCCAGAAACTACAGAGAAGTCTGTCTGGGCATTGATGAGTTCATCAATCAGATCACAACCTTCGGCTGCCCTGTTTAG
- the LOC115176849 gene encoding protein FAM177A1-like, whose translation MGMKKQKVPRRTIYFASGETMEEYSTDEDEEVQVSIAVKTSADPSKLNWGPYFWFHMWRVATSTISVCDYLGERMASLFGITSPKYQYAIDEYYRMKKEEDEEEEENRLSEEAERRFEEEHNQEIQQPAMEQPEGKASFVNVSFELDQDPTPDANRCPAPIPT comes from the coding sequence ATGGGGATGAAGAAGCAGAAGGTGCCCCGTAGGACGATTTACTTTGCCAGTGGCGAGACCATGGAGGAATACAGCACAGATGAAGATGAGGAAGTGCAAGTTTCTATCGCTGTTAAGACCTCAGCTGACCCGTCCAAGTTGAATTGGGGTCCATACTTTTGGTTTCACATGTGGAGAGTGGCAACCTCCACTATTTCAGTTTGTGACTATCTTGGGGAGAGAATGGCCTCATTGTTCGGAATTACCTCACCCAAGTACCAGTATGCTATTGACGAGTACTACAGAATGAaaaaggaggaggatgaggaggaggaggagaacaggcTGTCTGAGGAGGCAGAACGTCGTTTTGAGGAGGAGCACAACCAGGAGATCCAGCAGCCAGCCATGGAGCAGCCGGAGGGCAAAGCCTCCTTCGTCAACGTCAGCTTCGAGCTGGATCAAGATCCCACACCTGATGCCAACAGATGTCCTGCCCCCATCCCCACCTAA
- the LOC115176856 gene encoding complement C3-like, which translates to MWVGNLLCLAALAVALSLPTLSDGAALLVLSAPNLLRAGCNENIFVESQDHAGGPLNVKIMVKNHPTQVKELASKSVVLDQANNFQAMTQLVIPEGYDLVDDPKQKQYVVLQAQFPDCLLEKVVLVSFQSGYIFIQTDKTIYTPASSVYYRVFSMTPGLEPLTREIFEDKVVVKNKDIAVTVEIMTPENTTIFREIVTPDKGVISGWFHLPAIVSFGTWHVVTRFHSTPQKTFSSEFEVKEYVVPSFEVSLTPTKAFFYIDDKDLAVDITARYQYGKEVTGTGYVVFGVITTENEKKSFPASLQRVEIKEGKGVACLKKEHITQTFPNINDLVKQSIFVSVSVLTEGGSEMVEAERRGIQIVTSPYTILFKRMSKYFKPGMPFDVSVYISNPDNSPASGVEIEVTPDNAKGVTCALGFAKVTLNTLASAKELAITVKTKDPAIPDNRQAEATMKALPYRSSTGNFLNVRVCSNVLKIGDPIKINLNLGPTPIQIHDITYMFLSRGQLVKVGRFKRQGNSLVTLWVPLSKEMLPSFRIVAYYHVGAADLVSDSVWVEIKVSCMGSLKVTSTRPKAYYEPRKAFSLTITGDPGAKVGLVAVDKGVYILNSKHRLTQAKIWDTIEKHDTGCTAGGGADNMGVFYDAGLLFETNTAKGTGIRTDPSCPVSSRRRRAVTINDVITSMASKYSGRAKECCVDGMRDNTMGYTCDKRAQYITDGDVCVQAFLVCCTEMASKKIESKQDALLLSRSEEDDDDAYMQSEDIVYRHLIPESWMWQDTNLPECPAQDKHCESTSVIMNNYQKDSTTTWQITAISLSKTHGICVADPFEMIVLKDFFIDLKLPYSAVRNEQLEVKAILHNYSEDPITVCVELMENGEVCSLASKKGKYRQEVNMDAMSTRVVPYVVIPMKLGMHSIEVKASVKNSDSNDGVKRDLRVVAEGVLVKKETNVLLNPAKHGGEQTSHIPSEVPRNQVPNSDAYTLISVTGGEQTSVLVEQAISGDSLGSLIVQPVGSGEQNMIYMTLPVIATHYLDNTKKWEDIGLDRRNTAIKYINIGYQRELAYRKEDGSYAAWVDRQSSTWLTAYVVKVFAMSSTLISVQENVLCSAVKWLTLNTQQPGGIFSEFAPVIHAEMTGNVRGSDNDASMTAFVLIAMQEASSICAQSVNSLPGSMVKAEAYLEQRLPHLTNPYAVAMTSYALANAAKLNKETLLKFASPQLDHWPVPAGDQYTLEATSYALLALVKVKAFEEAGPVVRWLNKQKKVGGGYGSTQSTIMVFQAVAEYWSHVKDLKYFDLYINLEVAGRASVTKWSVNNKNQFLTRTDMVKSIDKDLIVKASGNGEATLSVVRLYYALPEERDSDCESFDLSVTLTKMDETSHEDAKESFMLTIEVLYRNSERDATMSILDIGLPTGFIVDTDDLKKLSKGREHYIKRFEMNKVLSEKGSLILYLDKVSHKLEDRISFKIHRVQEVGVLQPAAISVYEYSNQKHCVKFYHPQREGGTLSRLSLGDVCTCAEESCSMQKKD; encoded by the coding sequence ATGTGGGTCGGCAACTTGCTGTGTCTGGCCGCTCTGGCTGTAGCCCTCTCCTTACCTACCTTATCTGATGGAGCTGCACTACTAGTGTTGTcagctcctaacctgctgcgtgcGGGCTGTAATGAGAACATCTTTGTGGAGTCTCAGGACCATGCAGGAGGTCCCCTGAATGTTAAGATCATGGTGAAGAACCACCCTACGCAGGTCAAAGAGCTAGCCTCTAAGTCAGTGGTTCTGGATCAAGCAAACAACTTCCAGGCTATGACACAACTGGTCATCCCAGAGGGGTACGACCTTGTGGATGACCCCAAGCAGAAGCAGTATGTGGTTCTGCAGGCCCAGTTCCCTGACTGCCTCCTGGAGAAGGTTGTCCTGGTCTCCTTCCAGTCTGGATACATCTTCATCCAGACTGACAAGACCATTTACACTCCGGCCAGCAGCGTCTACTACAGAGTGTTCTCTATGACTCCTGGCCTGGAGCCTCTGACCAGGGAGATATTTGAGGACAAGGTGGTCGTCAAGAACAAAGACATCGCAGTCACTGTGGAGATCATGACTCCTGAGAACACCACCATCTTCAGGGAGATCGTCACCCCAGACAAGGGAGTCATATCTGGTTGGTTCCATCTCCCTGCAATCGTCAGTTTCGGGACATGGCATGTAGTCACGAGGTTCCATAGCACTCCTCAGAAGACCTTCTCATCTGAATTTGAGGTCAAGGAGTATGTTGTGCCCAGCTTTGAGGTTAGTCTGACCCCAACTAAAGCCTTCTTCTACATTGATGACAAAGACCTGGCTGTTGACATCACTGCTAGGTATCAATACGGTAAGGAAGTGACAGGGACAGGCTATGTGGTGTTTGGTGTCATCACAACAGAGAACGAGAAAAAGAGCTTCCCTGCCTCTCTGCAGAGAGTAGAGATCAAAGAAGGTAAAGGAGTGGCTTGTCTGAAAAAGGAACACATCACACAGACTTTCCCCAACATCAATGATCTGGTCAAACAGTCCATCTTCGTATCAGTCAGCGTGTTAACAGAGGGTGGGAGTGAAATggtagaggcagagaggagagggatccAGATTGTCACTTCGCCATACACCATCCTCTTCAAGAGAATGTCCAAATACTTCAAACCTGGCATGCCCTTCGACGTCTCTGTTTACATTTCGAATCCTGACAACTCTCCAGCCAGTGGAGTGGAGATTGAGGTGACTCCAGATAATGCTAAAGGGGTGACCTGCGCCCTAGGTTTTGCCAAAGTTACACTTAACACGTTGGCATCAGCCAAAGAGCTGGCAATCACTGTGAAGACCAAGGACCCGGCTATCCCCGACAACAGACAGGCGGAGGCCACCATGAAGGCTCTCCCCTACAGATCTTCCACCGGAAACTTTCTCAATGTCAGGGTTTGCTCTAATGTGCTGAAGATAGGAGACCCCATTAAGATCAATCTGAACCTGGGACCCACCCCCATACAAATCCATGACATTACATATATGTTCCTGAGTAGAGGTCAGCTGGTGAAAGTGGGAAGATTCAAAAGACAGGGCAACTCGCTGGTGACACTGTGGGTGCCTCTCTCCAAGGAGATGCTTCCGTCGTTCCGCATCGTAGCGTACTACCATGTGGGAGCAGCTGACCTGGTGTCAGACTCTGTCTGGGTTGAGATCAAGGTCTCCTGCATGGGCTCACTCAAAGTGACATCGACCAGGCCCAAGGCATACTATGAGCCTCGTAAGGCTTTCAGTCTGACCATCACTGGAGACCCGGGAGCTAAAGTAGGACTGGTGGCTGTAGACAAGGGAGTCTACATTCTCAACAGCAAACACCGTCTCACACAGGCCAAGATCTGGGACACAATAGAGAAGCATGATACAGGCTGTACAGCTGGAGGGGGAGCAGACAATATGGGGGTGTTCTACGATGCTGGTCTGTTATTTGAGACCAACACTGCTAAAGGGACTGGGATCAGAACAGACCCCAGCTGTCCTGTTAGTTCGAGGCGGAGACGAGCAGTGACCATCAATGACGTCATCACTAGTATGGCCAGTAAGTACAGTGGTCGGGCCAAGGAGTGTTGTGTGGACGGGATGAGGGACAACACCATGGGATATACCTGTGACAAacgggcccagtacatcacagatGGGGACGTCTGCGTCCAAGCCTTCCTTGTGTGCTGCACTGAGATGGCCTCCAAGAAGATAGAATCCAAACAGGATGCACTGCTGCTCTCACGCagtgaggaggatgatgatgatgcgtACATGCAGTCTGAAGACATTGTGTATCGTCATCTGATCCCTGAGAGCTGGATGTGGCAAGACACCAATCTTCCTGAATGCCCTGCCCAAGACAAGCACTGCGAGTCCACATCTGTAATAATGAACAACTACCAAAAGGATTCCACCACCACCTGGCAAATAACAGCCATCAGCCTGTCTAAAACTCATGGCATCTGTGTGGCAGATCCGTTTGAGATGATAGTTCTAAAGGACTTCTTCATCGACCTCAAGCTGCCCTACTCAGCCGTCCGCAATGAACAGCTGGAGGTCAAAGCAATCCTCCACAACTACAGCGAAGACcccatcactgtgtgtgtggagctgatgGAGAATGGCGAGGTGTGCAGCTTGGCAAGCAAGAAGGGTAAGTACAGGCAGGAAGTGAACATGGACGCCATGTCCACCCGGGTTGTCCCCTATGTCGTCATCCCTATGAAGCTGGGCATGCACTCAATTGAGGTCAAGGCATCTGTGAAAAACTCTGACAGCAATGACGGAGTGAAGAGAGATCTGCGCGTTGTGGCTGAGGGAGTGCTGGTCAAGAAGGAAACCAATGTACTCCTGAACCCGGCTAAACATGGTGGTGAGCAGACGTCACACATACCCAGTGAAGTGCCCCGAAACCAGGTGCCAAACTCTGATGCTTACACACTGATCAGTGTGACAGGTGGAGAGCAGACCAGTGTGCTGGTGGAGCAGGCCATCAGTGGAGACTCTCTGGGCAGTCTGATAGTTCAGCCAGTCGGATCTGGGGAACAGAACATGATCTACATGACCCTGCCTGTCATTGCTACACACTACCTGGACAACACCAAAAAGTGGGAGGATATTGGCCTGGACAGACGGAACACAGCCATCAAGTACATCAACATTGGTTACCAACGTGAGCTGGCCTACCGTAAAGAAGATGGCTCTTACGCTGCCTGGGTCGACAGACAGAGCAGCACCTGGCTGACAGCGTACGTGGTGAAGGTGTTTGCCATGTCCAGTACATTAATCAGTGTTCAGGAAAACGTGCTCTGTAGTGCTGTGAAGTGGCTGACCCTGAACACACAACAGCCAGGTGGCATCTTCAGTGAGTTTGCTCCTGTCATTCACGCAGAGATGACGGGTAACGTGAGGGGATCGGACAATGACGCCTCCATGACAGCTTTTGTTCTAATCGCCATGCAGGAAGCAAGCTCAATATGTGCGCAGTCTGTCAACAGCCTACCAGGCAGTATGGTTAAGGCAGAAGCATACCTCGAGCAGCGTCTGCCCCACCTGACGAACCCCTATGCTGTAGCTATGACCTCCTATGCTCTGGCCAATGCGGCGAAACTCAACAAGGAGACCCTACTGAAGTTCGCCTCTCCACAGCTGGACCACTGGCCAGTCCCTGCTGGTGACCAGTACACGCTGGAGGCCACGTCATACGCCCTGCTTGCCCTGGTCAAGGTGAAGGCCTTCGAAGAGGCCGGTCCCGTAGTCAGGTGGCTCAACAAGCAGAAGAAGGTGGGAGGGGGATACGGATCCACACAGTCCACCATCATGGTGTTCCAGGCTGTGGCTGAGTATTGGAGCCACGTGAAGGACCTGAAATACTTTGACTTGTACATCAACCTAGAGGTGGCCGGCAGGGCATCAGTCACCAAGTGGTCCGTCAACAACAAGAACCAGTTCCTCACTCGTACAGACATGGTCAAGTCCATAGACAAGGACTTGATTGTAAAAGCCTCGGGAAATGGTGAGGCGACCTTGTCGGTGGTGAGACTGTACTATGCCCTGCCAGAGGAAAGGGACAGTGACTGTGAAAGCTTTGACCTCTCTGTCACCCTCACTAAGATGGACGAAACAAGCCACGAGGACGCCAAGGAGTCATTTATGCTCACTATTGAGGTGTTGTATCGTAACTCAGAGAGAGATGCGACCATGTCTATTCTGGACATCGGCTTGCCGACTGGCTTCATTGTAGACACAGACGATCTGAAAAAGTTGTCCAAGGGGAGGGAGCACTACATAAAGAGGTTTGAGATGAACAAAGTCCTGTCTGAAAAAGGGTCTCTCATCCTATATCTGGACAAGGTGTCTCATAAGTTAGAAGACAGAATATCCTTTAAGATCCACAGAGTACAGGAAGTGGGAGTTCTACAGCCAGCTGCCATCTCTGTATATGAATACTCCAACCAGAAGCACTGTGTGAAGTTCTACCACCCACAGAGGGAGGGTGGTACTCTGAGCAGACTGTCTCTTGGAGACGTGTGCACGTGTGCGGAAGAGAGCTGCAGTATGCAGAAGAAAGATTAG